Part of the Nicotiana sylvestris chromosome 2, ASM39365v2, whole genome shotgun sequence genome, CCTCGGATCTAACAAACAGAGAGTGAATAATATATGCTGAGTCAAGTAGTCAGTGAACAAGACATTAGTTGTATATTTTGTCAACTCTTTACAAAGTGTTCTTATCATGAAAAATGAAgatcctttttttttctctttctcttcctatttatacGAGATattcccaagaaactctgaaaaGTACAATATAAGGAATATCCGCAGGAATATTCCTTGTGTCAATTTCTAAGCTTATTCAACCATTACTTCATTACCCAGTTGCTCGTCCTCGACAATAATTCTTCTGAGGACGACTCCTCGCTGTAAGGCAGTGGTCGACCCCGTCCTCGGCCTAATTTATCTACAATTATCAAGTCGCTAAATTTAGACCAATACAATTGGTACTTtggaaattatatatatatacctaaaAAATTTAAATGCAATAAAGAAAGAAGCAAATCAAATTCGGGATAAGCTGAAAAATTAAAACATGGGTGATGAGACATTCATATCATGTTTAAATGTGAGAGGAATTAAGGATAGAGACTTCGCATAAAAACGTGTTTCatagtgatttttattttttttatcatttattaaaTTAAACATTTCTTTTAACATGTTTTGTTCTTTAAATAACTTGTTGCACGACAACGAAAAATATGTTTCAAGGAAACACACGTGGCTAATGAAATGCAGTAAACTAAATATTCTTCATCTATGCGTTTTACTGTAGGTAGACTCGTCAAACTTTTTACCGCACACAGTCAAAAATCATCTCCCGCAAAACACGTGTGGGAAAACACAGTGGCTAAACCCAAACATTAGCCAAAAGAAATATATTGGATGCTGTGTGCCTAATTTGAACGTCggaataaaattaaaagaaatataTTGGATGCTGTGTGCCTAATTTGAAAGTCGGAATAAAATTAAAAGTTGCATGTAAATTAAATTCTAGTCAAAGAATAGGGTTCATGCATGTTTTGATTGAATATTGACAAAATTCCATGCCGCCCTCATCCATCACATCACATGTTAAATAAAAGCACGAGCCAAAATTTTTACTAAGAAGATTCAAAGTATAAGGAAGTGAACACTCGAAGAAACTAAGAGGATTCAAGCACCGTAATATatacatcaaaaatatttttgaccTCACATATATAATATAAGTTTTCGGAAAAGTTAATTTATCCCCTTCAGTCACCCTAGCTCTGCCCAGAGTGAACATATACTAATAAAACAAAAACATAAGTGAACTGATGGGAAGGTGCATGGAAACCCCTGAAATTTGTCTGTAAGAAACAACAGAGAGccatggaaacttcaaaattgcGGACAGCCGCTAACCGGGAACAGAGTCAAAAACTAAATATAAAAAAACATCTAAACACACGTGCAAAAATCAAGTGGCCTCTAAAGCCCTTCATTAGCAAGACCCTATTTTAAAACTATACTTCATTATATTTTATAgagcattattattattattagagtATTTTAAAATAAGTTTCcctttgatagacattttgagtACTTCACACAATGAAACAACGGAGATTTAGATTTTAAAGTTGATGGTTTCATTCTTTTTATATGTTTGCACAACTGAATTCATTGCACTTTTGCAATTTTTGGTTCAAATCTTAATATTGgttgaaattttatttttgtattctcCGGGGAAAAATAGTGCATTCCGTTGAACACATTGTATGTATAATGTATATTATATTCGTCCCTGCTATTGGAAGTTGCACGTACTTCCTCCATCTCAAAAAGTTTGACAATTTTATATTCGCATCACAAAAATGGTTTTGATCACACGTATAATTTGATTTAAATTCAAAAGTCGGTTAAATTAGCTCTGATATGCAAAAGGTGCAAAACAAACTGGGATGGGGGGTGTAGTTTGCAGTACTTATTATGTCACTATGGGTGCAGATTATATTTGAAGAAATTAATTATAAGAAACCTatatcgatttttttttttttttgtattctttCTGAAATGGAGAAGCTATATTTAGTTCATAACAACTTTAATTGAAATTCTCTCAAAAACTAAACCATCATCACACCGTCACACATCGCTGCCTAACCAAATCGAAAAGAacgaaaataaaaacaaaaacgtATAACTAATATTTTAGGTTTTAGCATGTGGCTGCCGTTGGTAGATATCCGTCAAAAGAGAAATGATTAGTTGTttgatttaattatttcagattGTACTAGAGGTCCCATGTTAAAGTCACATGGACTGGGATCAATATTTGATTGTGCTTCCTTAAGAAACTCGAATCGTTCTCAAAGAGTAGTAGAGATGAATAAATCTTTAGAAAAGTTGATTTTATCTAGATTGTGCTAGATTAGATTGACACTCTACAGCCATCGGTCAATAAGGTACAAATATTATTAAAGATCAGTTTTAGTGCAATGGTTCATTGAATTGACCACCCCTTTTCTGTTAATTGTAAATTAACTCTTAAGACAGACAAATCTGGAAGATATAAGGCATTTATACATGTGCGACTCTCTAGCAATTTCAACGGGCACTTACACCGTAAGCAATTTGATAATTGTTATCTATTGTCCTAATTTTTACTTTCCGATAGTTGCATCTATTTTTTTAACCATAGTCGAATCAAGTGATACTAAATTAAGACTTTTAAGTGCATTCCTTGGGAGTCTTGCTAATTTTCGTTTATTGACGTATAATATTTCAATATTTAAATTTTATCTCTAGAAATTAAACAACTAGATTGTTTTTCACAGTGAAATTGAAATGGTTCACATAGCATCTTTTTCCTAGTAGAATCGAACTGGGTTTGTCCTTTCATGATTAAATTATCTTAAACAACATTATGTTATAATCATCTTATTTTTGGTATCACTAAATTAGTGGTTAAATTCACGGATGaaataaaataactaataaaTATTTTGTAACGATCTCATGACTCGTGTTAAGCTTGCAATCTATCTTGAGGTTTTCCTCGGAGGTTGTACTATTACTATAGGGCTAATATATACCGAGACCTTACAGCTGAGAGTTCGACTTCAAATTGGGCGAACGGCACAAATAGCCACTAAAAGCTGTGGCTTTTATTTTAAAGCCACTGTTTTCAATGTATTTAGACTTTAGCCACTCCTTTTAAAAAACTTATACCTGactggacgaaaatacccttctggtaTAACTTATACTTACGCTATCAACACAAGCAGCAGTTACACAAAGAGAAGAAGCGAGCAACAGCAGCAGCGGCGATCAACTGAGGACGAACCACAATTTCTCTTCCCAATTTCAAAAATTCAGTAATCTAATCCAAAAAAACAACATAGATAAACAGTAAGTTATAATTTCATGTGTTTCTATCAATTTTTATTTCGCTATAGTTATACTTTTTTAGATCTGTATTGATTTGATTATATATTAGAtaagaatttgatttttttgaatttctggaTTGATAAATTTATAGACACCGCCTCCTATGATAATTCTGTATTCCGGACATAGTGTCTTCATTTTGGAAattgaattcaaaaaaataagaacATTTTTTTTctagttcaaaagttaaggactagcaatccttaagttttaattccatgtttaaatgttaaggactgacagtccttaacttttaattccatgtttaaatgttaaaggacagacagttcttagcttttaatttctggttcaaaagttaaggactggtagtccttaagttttaattccatgtttaaaacttaaggactggcagtccttaacttttaatttcatgtttaaatgttaaaggacaggcagtccttagcttttaatttctggttcaaaagttaaggactggtagtccttaagttttaattccatgtttaaaacttaaggactggcagtccttaacttttaattttaattccatgtttaaatgttaaaggacaaacagtccttagcttttaatttctggttcaaaagttaaggactagcaatccttaagttttaattccatgtttaaatgttaaaggacagacaatccttagcttttaatttcttgttcaaaagttaaggactggcagtccttaacttttaattccatgtttaaatgttaaggactggcagtccttaacttttaattccatgtttaaaacttaaggactgacagtccttaacttttaattccatgtttaaaacttaaggactggcagtccttaactttaattacatgtttaaatgttaaggacagacagtcattATCTTGGTATTGCACTTACAGTACACTTGTTCTTAATTCTACAAGGATTGCTTTATAACGTATGTCCTTTATTTCCCATTCTCTTGACTTGTAGGATGGAAACAATATGCATAATAGTTGCTTTTAATGGTAGATGGACTGAAGACTATAAATATCTTGATCATCAAACAAAGTTTTTCCTAGCACCTGAGTCAATTCAGTTTGAAGATTTCGTTAAACAGATTTTTGAGCTTATTGAATTGGATAGTGAAAAGTTTGAAATAgtgatatggtttgatatcaaccttggaacaagcaaaggaatgcttgtaTCCAAAGATTTAGATCTTCACACATGTATAGAGTTGCTAAAAACTCATTCACTCTTCAAGAGCTGTCGTTTCATAGTTGATATTTCGGAAAGAGTTTTTGCATCAACAAGCAATGAACATGCCAACACAAaaactcaacatgacaatcaaGAGCGATGCCAACAGATAGTTGAAGtagatatggttgaagctcaaCCATTAAATGAAGAGGTGCATCAAACATTTGAttctattcaagtagaaggacaaAGCATTATAGAGATTGACAACGAACAAGCTTTGGGTATTCAAGTCTTAGAGAGTGCACCGGTAATCGAAGTAGTTGCTGACAAAACCTGCACTCAAATAACTAAACGAagatcaaatttgaaacaaaaagaatccccaactacaatattaagagaaaatgcTTCTTTGGATCAAATAAAAGTCGGATCAGTATTTGACAATAAGAAGAgcataattaattgtttttctaaTGTAGCAATCAAAGGACATTTTGAATTCAAAGTTGTTAGATCAAGCTCAACAAGATATTCGTTGACATGCAATGATGATAGGTGTCGTTGGTGTGTGCGtgctttcagaattaaagactcAACATTATTCAAGATAGTAAAGCTTGAGAAAAAGCATGACTGCTCTGTTAACACTAGGAAAGCAGATCAAAGGCATGCTACTTCAAAGTTGATTAGTGGTTACATTATCGATAATCTTCGGGACCCAAGATTTGAAGTTACACCAGCTTTTGTCATGGCAGAGATGCAAAAATTGCATGGACTAGACATTGGATATCACAAGGCGTGGCGTGCTATTCAACATGCTTCCGCTTTAATAAGAGGAAGTCCCGAAGAAAATTATGAATTATTGTgttcatacttgtatatgatGACAAGTAAAAACCCGGGAACTTATACTAACATAAAGATTGACGACAACAACAGGTAAACAATTTAGGACATGATGTCTTTAGCCTTGTTAACTTTTGAGTTATAACCAGAAGTTGAGGACTGCctatccttaagttttgaacttgtaattaaaagttaaggacttccagtccttaagttttgaactttgaaataaaagttaaggacaacatgtccttaactttataacttgtaaatgtaagttaaggactgactGTCCTAAACTTCGGGTATTTTAACCTTGTTTTATATTGTATTTTcaggtttctttatatgttttacGCATATGGATCATCGATAGCTGGTTGGAATCATTGTAGACCAGTGATTGCTGTTGATGCGACTTTTTTGAAGTCAAAATATCGTGGTGTTTTAATGATTTCAGTTTCAAAAGATGCAAATAACCAAATTTTTCCATTAGCCTTTGGAATAGCAGAATCTGAAAACAACAATTCCTATGAGTGGTACTTTAGTCAGCTTCGCAATGCAATTGGGAGCCGTGAGAATTTGATATTTTTATCAGGCAGGCATCAAGCTATTGCGAATGGCATTGTAAAGGTATATCCTGAAAGCCATCATGGGATTTGCATCTATCATTTGGAGCAGAACCTAAAGCGAAGAAAGGTGAAAAGTGAGGTCGTAAAACTTTTCCAAAGTGCTGCAAGAGTATACAAGCGTAAAGAATTTGACATATACATGTCAGAtattgcaaatgtagataagaaaACTTATGACTACTTGATGGAAGAACCACCAGAAAGATGGGCACGTTCTTGTAGTCCACAACGAAGATATGACATGCTCACAACAAATATAGTTGAGTCGATGAATTCAGTGCTATTAGAAGCAAGGGAGCTGCCTATACTAAGAATGATGGATTTCATTCAAGTGAAGCTACAACATTGGTtttatgaaagaagaaataaagcaGAAGGAACATTTTATGATGTTTCTTGTTGGGTAGAGGAGGAATTGAAGAACAGAATAGATTTAGCATTTACTTTGAACGTAAGTATTATGTTTTATGTTTATATTAtgattttgacattttttaaCATAATGTACTCACTTATAATTTTTCAACATTGAAGGTCTTCCCTGTTGATTCATGGCgttctagagttgaagaagaaggaataaCTTTCTTGGTGGACTTAAACAAAAGAACATGTGATTGTTTTCAATTTCAACTTGATGAATTACCATGCATACATGCAATTGCAGCTATCGAGAAGAGAAACATCAAGAAGTCTGACTTTTGTTCGCACTGGTACTTAAAGGAATCTTGGCTGAAAACATATAAAAGACAAATACATCCTGTAGGACATACTGATTCATGGATTGTACCAGAGAGTGTTAAGTCACAAATTGTTAAACCTCCAGATTTCAAAGTGCCACCAGGTAGAAGGCAAAAGAAAAGGCATATTCCTGCTACCGAGCcatcaaaaataaaattcaaatgtGGTCGTTGCAGAAGAATTGGTCATAATAGAACAGCTTGTATATATTCTCTGGCACTCCATCCATTTTCAAGAAAGCATAGAGAAGAGTAGAAATATACACTTATGTTTATCGACTCTTTTAAGTTTTTGCTATAGATTGTATTCATTATTATTCTAATTTGAGCGGATGCCTAGATTTTCAATATTTATATCATGTTAcgttcttttaatttcttttgagttCAACAATTAAAAGTTATTAACAGGAGTCAGTAAGTTCAACTTGCAATTTTGAAAACGTAATGACTATCTGTctttaactttgaatttcaagttcaaaagttaaggacatgaggtccttaagttatagtatcatgttaaaaacttaaggattgtctgtccttaactttgaattttaagttcaaacgttaaggacatgaggtccttaagttatagtcccatattAAAAACGTAATgattgtctgtccttaactttgaatttcaagttcaaaagttaaggacatgaggtccttaagttatagtcccatgttaaaaacttaaggactgtttatccttaactttgaatttcaagttcaaaagttaaggatatgaggtccttaagttatagtccaaTGTTAAATACTTGAGGATTGTTTGTCATTAACtacaggagtccttaagtttgaaatacaagttaaaaacttaaggactgtctgtccttaactttaaattttaagttcaaacgttaaggacataggtccttaagttatagtcccatgttaaaaacttgaggactgttcgtcattaactacaggagtccttaaatttgaaatacaagttaaaaacgtaatgactgtctgtccttaactttgaatttcaagttcaaaagttaaggacatgaggtccttaagttatagtatcatgttaaaaacttgaggtctgtctgtccttaactttgaattttaagttcaaacgttaaggacatgaggtccttaagttatagtcccatattAAAAACGTAATGACTATCTGTCCTTAAcattgaatttcaagttcaaaagttaaggacatgaggtccttaagttatagtatcatgttaaaaacttgaggactgtctgtccttaactttgaattttaagttcaaacgttaagaacatgaggtccttaagttatagtcccatattAAAAACGTaatgactgtctgtccttaagttatagtcccatgttaaaaacgtaatgactgtctgtccttaactttgaatttcaagttcaaaagttaaggacatgaggtccttaagttatagtatcatgttaaaaacttgaggactgtctgtccttaactttgaattttaagttcaaacgttaaggacatgaggtccttaagttatagtcccatattAAAAACGTAATGACtgtatgtccttaactttgaatttcaagttcaaaagttaaggacatgaggtccttaagttatagtcccatgttaaaaacttaaggactatctatccttaactttaaattttaagttcaaacgttaaggacataggtccttaagttatagtcccatgttaaaaacttgaggactgtttgtcattaactacaggagtccttaaatttgaaatacaagttaaaaacgtaatgactgtctgtccttaactttgaatttcaagttcaaaagttaaggacatgaggtccttaagttatagtcccatgttaaaaacttgaggactaTTTGTCATTAACTACATGAGTCCTTAAAtttgaaatacaagttaaaaacttaaggactgtctgtccttaactttaaattttaaattcaaacgttaaggacataggtccttaagttattgtcccatgttaaaaacttgaggactgtttgtcattaactacaggagtccttaaatttgaaatacaagttaaaaacgtaatgactgtctgtccttaactttgaatttcaagttcaaaagttaaggacatgaggtccttaagttatagtcccatgttaaaaacttgaggactgtttgtcattaactacaggagtccttaagtttgaaatacAAGTTAACTTTTGAAATTGTAATTTTGCATAGCTGTTACAAAAAATTACGCTATGCCAACAAAACAAAATATAAGTGCCTTTTCACAAATTTACAGAATATTTCAGAACTATCCTAAACTGGCATAATTCAGATGTCACCTTTACAGCAATTTTATACAAAAATAACACCACAATTTCTTTACAACTCCTTTGGACAGAATGTTTCATTTTCACTCTCATAATCATCACCAACATTTTCTGGTGGAGTATCATAACCAGAATTTCTTTTCCATTCACCATGTGCCCAAAGATTTGCAGCAAGTTCTTTTCGAAAGTCTTTTATGTCTTCGGGTTGGAATTGCTGCACGTCCTTTCCAATCATCAGCAACTCGACAAATTTGATCAGGAATGCACCACAATCAGTCCTAAGAGAAATGTAAGATATGCAGTGAATTAAACAATAAATCTTAAGTACATATAAATAATATAACAAATAATAACACGTACGATCCAGTTTGTGTGGTGATCTTTGCCACTGTATATCAAATTTGTTGAAGACATTCCCAAAAGACTTGTGATTTTTGTCAAACTGTGAGAACTTTAGCAAATGGGGGATCATGCATGCATACATTTGCATGTAGTTCATTCCTGCTTCATATGGCTCATTGTATATGAAATCATATACATCAATCTTTTTTTGATTCAAGTCCAATACTCCCAACAAAAAGTGTGTCACAACTTCATCATCTTCTGAAGGAAGCCGACATGGAAAAAAGATTTTGTCAACCTCAGTCCATGCAATTCCACATCTACGGTTGTCCCCCACACATATGGTGTCAGAAATAACTGATTATCACCAGCACACCAAAACTCATCACTAACATCTTCACTGAAATCTTTATACACAAGTGCCATATAATTATCAAAAAGAACATCAGTAGTTGTGCATCGAAAAGGATGATCGCAAGGGTGGTAGCATTCCTTCTTTCTCAGATAATAGAGAGCAATGTCAATATGCTTcataaaaaggcaaaaaataaaacaaatcaatAACAAATCAGtcataaaataatgaaaaaatgataaattaaTTATAGAAAAAATAAATGCCTTGTGAATTATCTAACCTtatcatcaagaacaaatttgctatctgaaagctcaaggaaaaatattttgctactgattttttgatgatacaatttgtatggttttttcctcaaactaTTATCATCAGCATATAAATCAATTTGTcccctgaaaattttgaaaatgtcaAGTTAGAGTTTTGAAAACTTTaatctataacttaaggaccaagtatccttagcttttgaatttgatactcaaacttaaggactacatgtccttagcttatgaattttgaattcaaacttaaggacaaGAAGTACTTAAgttttaaacttgaatctataaGTTAAGGATAGTTAGTCCTAAAATTAGTCTTACAATCACAGAAGTTAAGGATGTAGTGAAACACATTAAGAGACTTACTCTTTTTTGCGACCTCTCCTTTTCTCCTTGCCCAACCACACAATGAATTTCTTCACTAATTTTTCATCTTCTTTGGCATAATGAAAAATACACCTACGAGTATAGGTTGATTTTATCCAACCTGAACTCTTCAGAGTATTTTGATTGTCTGCCTTGGAACTTACTGCTTTTCCTTCCTTATCAAAAGGAGATTTCAACTgccagcttaacttcttgttcctTTTACCTCGACCAAGTTCTTCTTCAACATTTCCTTCACCCTCCATAGTCAAAGTCGCATCAATGTCCATTAGCTTACTTGGAGGAGTAGGAGTAAGAAGAGAAAATGACGGACCATCATAACCAATATtgtctctctttcttttccttctatATTGGTTAATATTGTCATCATTGGTGTCCTCTTTGTTTTCCTCTGCTGgcgacaatatatatatatatatatatatatatatatatatatatatatatatatatatacatacatattcaTATTAGTTTTCTGCAACAGGTCAAATGAAGAGACAAAATTTCAATTGTACATATAATAATTAGGGCACAATCAGTACCTGTCTTCTCCACAGTACCTTCTTGTGTTTTTTCAAGAGACAACTCAGCTAAAATATTGTGTGcagcattttctttttcttgcaattCCACATTTTCTTTATCTTGCAGTTGTTCACCATGATCTTTAGATGCTTGTTGACAAGATTCTGCAAAAATATTTACAACAGCTAACATGTTAATAATCTTTAATTAAAACAAacatatataaaattaaaaaagcaCTGCCTAACCATTTGCAATATCCAAGATCATTCCAgctacatcatcatcatcacataTTGCATCTATAGATTTGGAACCAATCTCACTTCTGCCTATGTCTTGAGATTGTAGTCCAGTTTTCTCTTGATGCTGCACTCCAGCTTCTTTGCTTGCTGCTTCAAAAGATACAATATATAATGAAATAAAGATACAATATATAGTGAAAATTTTATCTAACCTTGACTGGCACAAGTTTGAActccaaatttttctttgtatgacaGCGGTGTAGAG contains:
- the LOC104232116 gene encoding uncharacterized protein codes for the protein METICIIVAFNGRWTEDYKYLDHQTKFFLAPESIQFEDFVKQIFELIELDSEKFEIVIWFDINLGTSKGMLVSKDLDLHTCIELLKTHSLFKSCRFIVDISERVFASTSNEHANTKTQHDNQERCQQIVEVDMVEAQPLNEEVHQTFDSIQVEGQSIIEIDNEQALGIQVLESAPVIEVVADKTCTQITKRRSNLKQKESPTTILRENASLDQIKVGSVFDNKKSIINCFSNVAIKGHFEFKVVRSSSTRYSLTCNDDRCRWCVRAFRIKDSTLFKIVKLEKKHDCSVNTRKADQRHATSKLISGYIIDNLRDPRFEVTPAFVMAEMQKLHGLDIGYHKAWRAIQHASALIRGSPEENYELLCSYLYMMTSKNPGTYTNIKIDDNNRFLYMFYAYGSSIAGWNHCRPVIAVDATFLKSKYRGVLMISVSKDANNQIFPLAFGIAESENNNSYEWYFSQLRNAIGSRENLIFLSGRHQAIANGIVKIRKLMTT
- the LOC138885423 gene encoding uncharacterized protein; translation: MDIDATLTMEGEGNVEEELGRGKRNKKLSWQLKSPFDKEGKAVSSKADNQNTLKSSGWIKSTYTRRCIFHYAKEDEKLVKKFIVWLGKEKRRGRKKEGQIDLYADDNSLRKKPYKLYHQKISSKIFFLELSDSKFVLDDKHIDIALYYLRKKECYHPCDHPFRCTTTDVLFDNYMALVYKDFSEDVSDEFWCAGDNQLFLTPYVWGTTVDVELHGLRTDCGAFLIKFVELLMIGKDVQQFQPEDIKDFRKELAANLWAHGEWKRNSGYDTPPENVGDDYESENETFCPKEL